In Bdellovibrionales bacterium CG10_big_fil_rev_8_21_14_0_10_45_34, one genomic interval encodes:
- a CDS encoding 50S ribosomal protein L17, with protein MRHKSQASHFGRRPGPRKALVRGLVGALVENGRIQTTVAKAKELRRHAERAVTLGKRGGLHARRLLLARYPNKAIVERIVGDLANRFADRAGGYTRIIKIGKRAGDAAEMAIIEWVDHKLAAIVSGGEQPAANKKVVAPENKDETKTKVAAKRAKVAKKKAKKQAAMKSKKKPVAKKAAKKPAKKAGKKAAKKK; from the coding sequence ATGAGGCATAAGTCACAAGCAAGTCACTTTGGCAGAAGACCGGGACCAAGAAAAGCCCTTGTAAGGGGTTTGGTTGGTGCTTTGGTTGAAAACGGTAGAATACAAACAACCGTCGCAAAGGCAAAAGAACTCAGAAGACATGCAGAGCGAGCGGTTACCCTTGGTAAAAGAGGTGGTTTGCATGCGAGACGACTTTTACTAGCTAGATATCCGAATAAAGCTATTGTTGAAAGAATTGTCGGCGACTTGGCAAATCGTTTTGCTGACAGAGCTGGCGGATACACTCGTATTATAAAAATTGGCAAGCGTGCGGGCGATGCTGCTGAAATGGCAATTATTGAGTGGGTCGATCACAAATTAGCGGCCATCGTGTCAGGTGGCGAGCAGCCAGCTGCAAACAAAAAGGTAGTCGCCCCTGAGAACAAAGATGAGACAAAGACAAAAGTCGCTGCCAAAAGAGCAAAAGTAGCTAAAAAGAAAGCGAAAAAGCAAGCAGCAATGAAGTCTAAAAAGAAACCCGTAGCTAAAAAAGCGGCCAAAAAGCCAGCGAAAAAAGCGGGTAAAAAAGCGGCTAAGAAGAAGTAA